A single genomic interval of Terriglobus albidus harbors:
- a CDS encoding TonB-dependent receptor: MRRLLWILLFLIPISAVGQTFRGTLSGNVTDAQGAVLTNVKVVLTNPATGTVLNSTTTGTGDFSFTELPVGKYSLSVSSAGFASKKIDDIDIAVSKTTTLRVELAVGSQDTIVDVAADAIQADTTSSALVAVIDSKSVQEMPMNGRNFTQMVKFVPGASALTTSVNGSRITSINFQVDGADNVDPWLGYVASNQGGIAGIAGGLIPIEAIDQFSMQSGGEADQGRNAGANSNMVIKSGTNNLHGDMFYFDRNEYFAAISPVAAVGSKKPLIRNHQGGFTVGGPIWRDRTFFFIAGEVQIAKANTAIVDTVVSDPWITAATANIAKYTDPTTNAPYAANQLSLNLYKVLYPANTKSAAATANNIIMNNTANYNSFNGILKIDHHFSDAHTLSARYLGTTGKQTAPVTSSYYADYFQTAPMHIHNFSVVDTYTITPHVLNQVTLATNYFLQTFNDANQGFYPQQNAGLNLGLSGIIAAGSPTITMSQFDGVGATQPSGRTDVTGHVTDNLHWTLGRHDMKFGGEFRHSNVNQLYFSSARGTFAFDGTRGPWGGSGTALGALSDFLAGMPSNSSGARLLQGNAQRVWTLNTEDLWAQDNIKLNKRLNLNLGVRYTVPGVINAEADDIYMFVPGSTSGSAPGFNKGYYPNYFSGAAPRVGFSYSPFDNDRTVIRGSYGLFYDFPAMNSWIAGITTNGGAAYAQNNPAGDDAAVIYNQTNVRWAVNVNPFASSTAPQVGAYGVNQNFKMPRSSTVSFNIEQQLSRTTLFTIGYVGTFGRHLEVLYNINQPKVSDLAAGVSLANARPYQQTSFQGMNSKFNQKLLAINQLNFAANSNFHSLQTTIKQAAWKGLITTFNYTWSKSLDYASSNTTPMNSYDLKADYGPSTFDNRHVLNGFAYYTLPKFTDKAKRITQGYQVNALVQFTSGTPINPQYSTNVDGTGELKNRPNWNGVSPYVGGAQLATSSSSGRTYRYLQPASVTFSTPANFTYGNLRRDAFTGPIFHTVDFSLIKRTPVTERVMSEFRAEIFNVFNLNNFANPTVTPTSSSYGLITNTRNASSAPGLGVGEPFNIQFAVKLSF, translated from the coding sequence ATGCGACGTCTTCTTTGGATACTTCTCTTTCTCATTCCCATATCGGCGGTAGGACAGACCTTCCGCGGTACGCTCTCAGGCAATGTCACGGACGCTCAGGGCGCTGTGCTGACGAATGTCAAAGTTGTTCTTACCAATCCTGCGACCGGCACGGTACTGAATTCCACCACGACGGGTACTGGAGATTTCAGCTTCACGGAACTGCCTGTCGGCAAGTATTCGCTCAGTGTCAGCAGCGCCGGTTTTGCTTCCAAGAAAATCGATGACATTGATATCGCCGTCTCGAAGACGACGACACTTCGTGTCGAACTGGCGGTCGGTTCACAGGACACCATCGTTGACGTCGCGGCTGACGCCATTCAGGCCGATACCACCTCCAGCGCTCTGGTCGCGGTGATCGATTCTAAGTCGGTGCAGGAGATGCCGATGAATGGACGTAACTTCACGCAGATGGTGAAGTTCGTTCCCGGCGCCAGCGCTCTCACCACCTCCGTCAACGGCTCGCGTATCACCAGCATCAACTTCCAGGTGGACGGCGCCGACAACGTCGATCCGTGGCTCGGCTACGTTGCCTCCAACCAGGGTGGCATCGCCGGTATTGCCGGCGGCCTGATTCCGATTGAGGCGATCGACCAGTTCTCCATGCAGTCAGGCGGCGAGGCCGACCAGGGCCGTAACGCCGGCGCGAACTCGAACATGGTGATCAAGTCGGGAACCAACAACCTGCATGGCGATATGTTCTATTTCGACCGCAATGAGTACTTCGCTGCGATCTCCCCGGTGGCCGCTGTCGGTAGCAAGAAGCCGCTGATCCGTAATCATCAGGGCGGCTTTACGGTCGGCGGACCGATCTGGAGAGACCGTACCTTCTTCTTCATCGCCGGTGAAGTGCAGATTGCCAAGGCAAATACCGCCATCGTCGATACGGTTGTGTCCGATCCATGGATTACGGCTGCGACGGCCAATATCGCCAAGTACACCGATCCGACGACGAACGCTCCCTATGCCGCGAACCAGCTCAGCCTGAATCTGTACAAGGTGCTGTATCCCGCCAATACGAAGTCCGCCGCCGCTACGGCGAACAACATCATCATGAACAACACGGCGAACTACAACAGCTTCAACGGCATTCTCAAGATCGATCATCACTTCAGCGATGCCCATACGCTGTCGGCCCGCTACCTGGGAACCACCGGCAAGCAGACGGCTCCGGTGACGTCGTCGTACTACGCGGACTACTTCCAGACCGCGCCGATGCACATCCACAACTTCTCGGTCGTGGACACCTACACCATCACGCCGCACGTGTTGAACCAGGTTACCCTGGCTACCAACTACTTTCTGCAGACCTTCAACGACGCCAACCAGGGCTTCTATCCACAGCAAAACGCCGGCCTGAATCTTGGCCTGTCGGGAATTATCGCTGCCGGTTCGCCCACCATCACGATGTCGCAGTTTGATGGCGTCGGCGCCACGCAGCCCTCGGGCCGTACCGACGTCACCGGCCACGTAACGGATAACCTGCACTGGACCCTCGGCCGTCACGACATGAAGTTCGGCGGCGAATTCCGTCACTCCAACGTCAACCAGCTCTACTTCTCCAGCGCCCGCGGCACCTTTGCCTTTGACGGTACGCGTGGTCCGTGGGGAGGCTCCGGTACGGCGCTTGGCGCATTGTCAGACTTCCTGGCCGGCATGCCTTCCAACTCCTCGGGCGCCCGTCTGCTGCAGGGCAACGCACAGCGTGTGTGGACTCTGAATACGGAAGATCTGTGGGCACAGGACAACATCAAACTCAACAAGCGGCTGAACCTCAATCTTGGTGTGCGCTACACCGTTCCCGGTGTGATCAATGCCGAGGCTGACGATATCTATATGTTCGTTCCCGGCTCCACGTCCGGCTCCGCTCCTGGCTTCAACAAGGGCTACTACCCGAACTACTTCTCCGGCGCCGCTCCGCGTGTCGGCTTCTCCTACTCGCCGTTCGACAACGACCGCACCGTCATTCGCGGTTCGTATGGCTTGTTCTACGATTTCCCGGCGATGAACAGCTGGATCGCCGGCATTACCACTAACGGTGGAGCCGCATACGCGCAGAACAATCCTGCCGGGGACGATGCCGCGGTAATCTACAACCAGACCAATGTCCGCTGGGCGGTGAACGTGAATCCGTTTGCCAGCTCCACGGCTCCGCAGGTTGGAGCATACGGCGTCAATCAGAACTTCAAGATGCCGCGCTCTTCGACGGTAAGCTTCAATATCGAACAGCAGCTTTCGCGTACGACACTGTTCACCATCGGCTATGTCGGGACCTTCGGACGTCATCTGGAAGTGCTCTACAACATCAACCAGCCGAAGGTCAGCGACCTGGCGGCCGGCGTATCTCTTGCGAATGCGCGTCCGTACCAGCAGACCAGCTTCCAGGGCATGAACTCGAAGTTCAACCAGAAGCTGCTGGCAATCAACCAGTTGAACTTCGCTGCAAACTCAAACTTCCACTCGCTGCAGACCACGATCAAGCAGGCAGCATGGAAGGGGCTGATCACGACCTTCAACTACACCTGGTCGAAGTCGCTGGACTATGCGTCGAGCAATACAACGCCGATGAACAGCTATGACCTGAAGGCGGACTACGGTCCAAGCACTTTTGACAATCGCCACGTACTGAACGGGTTTGCCTACTACACGCTGCCCAAGTTCACTGATAAGGCTAAGCGGATCACGCAAGGCTACCAGGTGAATGCGCTGGTGCAGTTCACCTCAGGAACGCCCATCAACCCGCAGTATTCCACCAACGTGGATGGAACCGGCGAGCTGAAGAATCGTCCGAACTGGAACGGCGTAAGCCCGTATGTAGGCGGCGCGCAGCTTGCTACCAGCTCGTCCTCCGGCCGTACGTATCGCTACCTGCAACCTGCAAGCGTCACGTTCAGCACACCGGCAAACTTTACCTACGGCAACCTGCGGCGCGATGCCTTCACGGGACCAATCTTCCACACGGTCGATTTTTCCCTGATCAAGCGTACGCCGGTGACCGAGAGGGTAATGAGCGAGTTCCGCGCAGAAATCTTCAACGTCTTCAACCTG
- a CDS encoding IS481 family transposase, with protein sequence MAWRKVEVEAQRLRFVEAAMIGERSFSSLCVEYEISRPTGYLWLKRYREHGAAGMQEASRRPLLSPRQSPAELEEQIVSLRRQHPDWGARKLRVLLGRSGVKVPSSTVHRVLRRHGLIHRLDSHPQATGSFCREAPNQLWQMDFKSPKGWNAHLGPLSVLDDHSRYALVLEQLSSGEGLVVQQRLDKAFSDCGLPEAMLMDHGQPWWNAQSPGGWTQLSVWLMRLGIRLYFSGVRHPQTQGKVERFHGALERARRRCGPMDTPPGQSWLDRFREEYNHVRPHEALDMETPADHWHPSQREYTEPRNPAYAPDAEVRELNSNGALWLDGRSWQVAGALAHQPVRLARIDQRILIFYGDTPIRELDLTGQGSTIVEPCPANSLNL encoded by the coding sequence ATGGCATGGAGGAAGGTGGAAGTGGAAGCGCAGCGATTGCGGTTTGTGGAGGCGGCGATGATTGGAGAGCGATCGTTTTCGTCTCTGTGTGTGGAGTACGAGATTAGCCGTCCGACGGGTTATCTGTGGCTGAAGCGATACCGTGAGCATGGAGCGGCCGGCATGCAGGAAGCCAGCCGCAGGCCTCTGCTGAGTCCCCGTCAGAGCCCTGCCGAGTTGGAAGAGCAGATCGTGTCTTTACGGCGCCAGCATCCTGACTGGGGTGCACGTAAGCTTCGCGTTCTGCTCGGCCGATCTGGGGTGAAGGTGCCATCGTCGACCGTACATCGAGTGTTGCGTCGGCACGGTCTGATCCACCGGCTGGACAGCCATCCACAGGCCACTGGCAGCTTCTGTCGCGAGGCGCCTAATCAGCTCTGGCAGATGGATTTCAAAAGCCCTAAGGGATGGAACGCGCATCTTGGCCCCTTATCCGTGTTGGATGACCACAGCCGCTATGCCTTGGTGTTGGAGCAACTGTCCTCGGGTGAAGGTCTCGTCGTCCAACAGAGGCTGGATAAGGCGTTCTCTGACTGTGGGTTGCCCGAGGCCATGCTGATGGATCACGGCCAGCCCTGGTGGAACGCGCAGTCACCAGGAGGATGGACGCAGCTATCCGTGTGGCTGATGCGGCTGGGCATCCGGCTGTACTTCTCCGGAGTCCGCCACCCGCAGACCCAGGGTAAGGTGGAACGCTTCCACGGTGCCCTGGAGCGGGCACGGAGAAGGTGCGGGCCGATGGATACGCCGCCTGGCCAGTCATGGCTGGACCGCTTCCGGGAAGAGTACAACCATGTTCGTCCCCATGAAGCGCTGGACATGGAAACGCCAGCAGACCACTGGCACCCCAGCCAGCGAGAGTACACCGAACCACGTAACCCCGCGTATGCCCCGGATGCCGAAGTGCGCGAGCTCAACAGCAACGGAGCGCTCTGGCTGGACGGACGCAGCTGGCAGGTAGCCGGAGCCCTGGCTCATCAGCCTGTCCGTCTCGCTCGCATCGATCAACGCATCCTGATCTTCTACGGTGACACGCCCATCCGGGAACTCGACCTCACGGGGCAGGGTTCCACGATCGTGGAACCCTGCCCCGCAAACTCACTCAATCTGTAA